One window from the genome of Malus domestica chromosome 01, GDT2T_hap1 encodes:
- the LOC103423133 gene encoding fumarate hydratase 1, mitochondrial-like translates to MEYGLDPTIGKAVMQAAQEVAEGKLNEHFPLVIWQTGSGTQSNMNANDVIANRAAEILGHQRGEKFVHPNYHVNRSQSSNDTFPTVMHIASAMEINSRLIPNLQTLHAALHSKSEEFKDIVKIGRTHTQDATPLTLSSAAIQHK, encoded by the exons ATGGAGTATGGTCTTGATCCAACTATTGGGAAAGCAGTAATGCAAGCCGCCCAAGAAGTCGCCGAGGGGAAGCTCAACGAACACTTTCCGCTTGTTATCTGGCAGACTGGCAGTGGAACCCAAAGCAACATGAATGCCAATGAT GTCATTGCGAACAGGGCCGCTGAGATACTTGGCCATCAGCGCGGCGAAAAATTTGTGCACCCGAATTACCATGTTAATAGATCACAATCTTCTAATGACACTTTCCCAACC GTCATGCACATTGCATCTGCAATGGAAATTAACTCAAGACTGataccaaatttgcaaactttgCATGCTGCCCTACATTCGAAG TCTGAAGAATTCAAAGATATTGTTAAAATTGGACGCACTCACACACAAGATGCGACACCTTTAACTCTGAGTTCAGCTGCTATTCAACACAA GTGA